One window of Quercus robur chromosome 12, dhQueRobu3.1, whole genome shotgun sequence genomic DNA carries:
- the LOC126709412 gene encoding galactinol synthase 1 encodes MAPELVPAAVKPASFSKPVQTMLNRAYVTFLAGNGDYVKGVVGLAKGLRKVKTAYPLVVAVLPDVPQEHRRILEYQGCIVREIEPVYPPENQTQFAMAYYVINYSKLRIWEFVEYSKMIYLDGDIQVFDNIDHLFDLPDGHFYAVMDCFCEKTWSHTPQYKVGYCQQCPDRVKWPAEMGQPPSLYFNAGMFVFEPSFYTYNDLLKTVKITTPTTFAEQDFLNMYFRNIYKPLPLIYNLVLAMLWRHPENVEFDKIKVVHYCAAGSKPWRYTGKEENMQREDIKMLVKKWWDIYNDESLDYKKPVEVADGEEVKMQPFLAALSEAGAVQYVTAPSAA; translated from the exons atgGCTCCTGAGCTAGTTCCTGCTGCTGTGAAACCAGCTAGCTTTAGCAAGCCCGTACAGACCATGTTGAACAGAGCATATGTGACTTTCCTAGCTGGTAATGGAGACTATGTGAAGGGCGTTGTTGGATTGGCCAAAGGGTTGAGAAAGGTCAAAACGGCGTACCCTTTAGTCGTTGCAGTGTTGCCCGACGTGCCTCAAGAGCACCGTCGGATTTTGGAGTACCAGGGCTGCATAGTCCGTGAGATTGAACCCGTTTACCCGCCTGAGAATCAGACCCAGTTCGCCATGGCCTACTATGTCATCAACTACTCTAAGCTCCGTATTTGGGAG TTTGTGGAGTATAGTAAAATGATTTACTTGGACGGAGACATTCAGGTGTTTGACAATATTGACCACCTCTTTGATCTACCTGATGGGCATTTTTATGCTGTGATGGATTGCTTCTGTGAGAAAACATGGAGTCACACCCCACAATACAAGGTTGGGTACTGCCAGCAGTGCCCTGACAGGGTCAAGTGGCCCGCTGAGATGGGCCAGCCACCTTCTCTTTACTTCAACGCTGGAATGTTCGTGTTTGAGCCCAGTTTCTACACCTATAATGACCTCTTAAAGACTGTCAAAATCACCACTCCTACCACATTTGCTGAGCAG GACTTCTTGAACATGTACTTTAGGAATATTTACAAGCCTCTCCCTTTAATTTACAATCTTGTCCTTGCTATGTTGTGGCGTCATCCCGAAAACGTGgaatttgacaaaattaaaGTGGTTCATTACTGTGCAGCG GGATCAAAGCCATGGAGGTATACAGGGAAAGAAGAGAACATGCAGAGAGAGGACATAAAGATGCTTGTGAAGAAGTGGTGGGATATATACAACGATGAATCATTAGACTACAAAAAGCCAGTAGAGGTGGCTGATGGTGAAGAGGTGAAAATGCAGCCATTCTTGGCTGCTCTTTCCGAGGCTGGTGCGGTTCAGTATGTAACAGCACCATCAGCAGCTTAG